A DNA window from Flammeovirga agarivorans contains the following coding sequences:
- the rlmD gene encoding 23S rRNA (uracil(1939)-C(5))-methyltransferase RlmD, translating to MGRRKKKNIVLENIEIIDVGAEGKAIAKTEDNMTVFVTGAVTGDVCDLQVTKKRKSYMEAKPIKFHSQSDKRIEPFCEHFGLCGGCKWQMLDYKWQLHYKHKQVEDQLSRIGKIELPKFNPILGSEKTKNYRNKMDFTFTSSRWLTKEEMETGGENIERRGVGLHLPGMWNRVLHLNDCFLQNEPADEIRKEAYKYILENDLTTFDHYEHTGLLRNLIIRTASTKDLMVMVQFYDDNQEQIDGFMEHLKNTFPQITSLLYVINQKKNDSYQDLDFKVYNGKEYIEEEMEGLRFRVGPKSFYQTNSEQAYTLYKVARDFANLTGEERVYDLYTGTGTIAQFVSRKAKEVIGIEYVEDAIKDAKKNSELNSIDNCKFFAGDMKDILTRNFIKKHGEPDVIITDPPRAGMHEDVIKQILEVTPKRIVYVSCNPATQARDLALLDEKYKVTQVTPVDMFPQTYHVENVVALELR from the coding sequence ATGGGAAGAAGAAAGAAAAAAAACATAGTTTTAGAAAATATAGAAATTATCGATGTTGGAGCTGAAGGAAAAGCTATAGCAAAAACAGAAGATAATATGACTGTCTTTGTAACAGGAGCAGTAACAGGCGACGTATGTGACCTTCAAGTAACAAAGAAGAGAAAGTCATATATGGAGGCTAAACCTATTAAATTCCATAGTCAATCAGATAAGAGAATTGAGCCTTTCTGTGAGCATTTTGGGCTTTGTGGTGGTTGTAAATGGCAAATGTTAGATTACAAATGGCAATTGCATTACAAGCATAAACAAGTGGAAGATCAATTGTCTCGAATCGGTAAAATAGAATTACCAAAGTTCAACCCAATCCTTGGTTCTGAGAAGACAAAGAACTACAGAAATAAGATGGATTTCACATTTACTTCTAGTCGTTGGCTGACAAAAGAAGAAATGGAAACTGGTGGAGAAAATATCGAAAGAAGAGGTGTTGGTCTTCACCTTCCAGGTATGTGGAATAGAGTACTTCATCTAAACGACTGTTTCTTACAAAATGAACCAGCAGATGAAATCAGAAAAGAAGCTTATAAATATATCTTGGAAAATGATCTTACAACGTTTGATCATTACGAACATACAGGTCTATTAAGAAACTTAATCATCAGAACTGCTTCTACAAAAGATTTGATGGTTATGGTACAGTTCTATGATGACAATCAAGAACAAATAGATGGGTTTATGGAGCATCTAAAAAACACGTTTCCACAAATCACATCCTTGTTATATGTTATCAATCAAAAGAAAAATGACAGCTATCAGGATCTAGATTTTAAAGTATACAATGGCAAAGAGTATATTGAAGAAGAGATGGAAGGCCTTAGATTTAGAGTAGGTCCTAAATCTTTTTATCAAACTAACTCTGAACAGGCGTATACTTTATATAAAGTAGCTAGAGACTTCGCCAATTTAACAGGTGAAGAAAGAGTTTACGATTTATATACAGGTACTGGTACTATTGCTCAATTTGTTTCTCGTAAAGCAAAAGAAGTGATTGGTATTGAGTATGTTGAAGATGCTATTAAAGACGCAAAGAAAAACTCTGAGCTAAATAGTATCGACAATTGTAAGTTCTTTGCAGGAGATATGAAAGATATCCTTACAAGAAACTTTATTAAAAAACATGGAGAACCTGATGTAATTATAACAGACCCTCCAAGAGCTGGAATGCATGAAGATGTGATTAAACAAATTCTTGAGGTAACACCAAAAAGAATAGTTTATGTCAGTTGTAATCCTGCTACTCAAGCAAGAGATCTTGCACTTTTAGATGAAAAATATAAAGTCACTCAAGTAACACCGGTTGATATGTTCCCACAAACATATCATGTGGAAAATGTAGTAGCTTTAGAATTAAGATAA
- the folK gene encoding 2-amino-4-hydroxy-6-hydroxymethyldihydropteridine diphosphokinase: protein MTNSVVILLGANLGDKFSTMANAVEELKNSVGEISKISSIYETDAWGKEDQPSYLNQVVEVQTGISADDLIHITQDIENKLGRVRKEKWGARIIDIDILFYNHDIIDLENLKVPHPWLQERRFTLEPLTEILHNYIHPVLNLSIRDLLLQCDDPLEVKKLVKETNHPTY, encoded by the coding sequence ATGACAAATAGCGTTGTAATATTATTAGGTGCAAACCTTGGAGATAAATTTTCTACTATGGCAAATGCTGTAGAAGAATTGAAAAATAGTGTAGGTGAAATCTCAAAAATCTCTAGTATTTATGAAACAGATGCTTGGGGAAAGGAAGATCAACCATCATATCTAAATCAAGTTGTAGAAGTACAAACAGGTATTTCTGCTGATGATCTAATACATATCACACAAGATATTGAAAATAAATTAGGACGTGTCCGAAAAGAAAAATGGGGTGCTCGTATCATCGATATTGATATACTTTTTTACAATCATGATATCATTGATCTAGAGAACTTAAAAGTTCCACACCCTTGGCTTCAAGAGAGACGTTTTACATTAGAACCATTAACAGAAATTTTACATAACTATATACATCCAGTTTTAAATCTGTCAATTAGAGATTTACTTTTGCAGTGCGATGATCCTTTAGAGGTCAAAAAATTGGTAAAGGAAACAAATCATCCTACTTATTAA
- the tamL gene encoding translocation and assembly module lipoprotein TamL has product MSLLYFRIEYICFDRSLFISNNFSIELFNYRQTILLFSLFFLSACVSYKELEQDKSLLVKQRLEGVKYTDKSSLESIIRKKPNRTFLGTEMRIPLYAYQRGYKYYVKNYSKDSIKLVDATEYWETLISAREKELTKQIKINRDSLNYLYTQDLYDSYEDIHELEKQSIKDSVKGIRKLRKLKSKSISKTDKLTERVEKGNWLMKSAGEPPSYFDQDESENNARSIERALVQRGFLNASVTLEFDTLKNSTYPFIRETYTVDEKRQWLINKIAYDVKDKAVYNQILTFNKKSYLKVKGKYSEIKLQQERARINKLLRDNGYFDFNSSYIKYEVDTNHQHGKLDIKIIIDSPADKEAHTKYYVKDIYVETDPNDKSEADTTNYESITYVEHKKKYKEKILNGKLALKETTPFNESLTNDTRFFLSQMDAFKFVNIEYVKQGSDSLNALIYTSSFNKYQYAFETGLNVSRSLPGPFASVSLKTRNIFKGAESLEFRGRFSLEAQASVAETTNDIYNGTEYGLSAILKIPRPLIPFSSKLNDLYYYRTAKTNIIGDVAYVSRPEYTRLNLKGEFGYEWRNRKDDLFELSLADLNVINTPFLSNPFRIRLQQLAEQGNTLHYSFDNSFVSSMHLGVSRMRGEYITSSSKSSYIKVYGEIGGNALDLVNQWTGSEPGSIYGLRYYKFYKLYYDLRRVVPIGEKKKHFFASRIHMGIAKSYGEVDALPYEKYFFSGGGNSNRAWRPRRLGPGSYTPPQNENGTFDYSYEQPGDIIIELNAEWRYKITRLFQWAFFIDATNVWLIEEDKTRPGGNFEFSRFWKEFGIGAGFGARMDFSFLLVRLDIGTKIYDPARKEGDRFVAGYNFFGKGTTEFNIGIGYPF; this is encoded by the coding sequence TTGTCTTTGTTATACTTTAGAATAGAGTATATTTGTTTTGATAGATCACTTTTTATTAGTAATAATTTTTCAATAGAGTTGTTTAACTACCGTCAAACGATATTACTTTTCTCACTATTTTTCCTGTCAGCTTGTGTTTCTTACAAAGAGTTGGAACAGGATAAAAGTCTTTTGGTAAAGCAGAGATTAGAAGGGGTTAAATACACTGACAAATCTTCTTTGGAATCGATAATAAGGAAAAAACCTAACCGTACTTTCTTAGGTACTGAAATGAGGATTCCTTTGTATGCTTATCAAAGAGGTTACAAGTATTACGTGAAAAATTATTCTAAAGATAGTATCAAATTAGTTGACGCTACTGAATATTGGGAAACGCTAATTTCTGCAAGGGAAAAAGAGTTAACCAAACAAATCAAGATAAACAGAGATAGCCTAAATTATTTATACACTCAAGATCTCTATGATTCCTATGAGGATATTCATGAACTTGAAAAACAAAGTATCAAAGACTCAGTTAAAGGAATTCGTAAGCTAAGAAAACTGAAGTCTAAATCTATTTCGAAAACTGATAAACTCACGGAAAGAGTTGAAAAAGGGAACTGGTTGATGAAATCTGCAGGAGAGCCTCCTAGTTATTTTGATCAGGACGAATCAGAAAATAATGCAAGAAGTATTGAGCGAGCACTTGTTCAAAGAGGGTTCTTAAATGCCTCTGTAACCTTGGAATTCGATACCTTAAAAAATAGTACTTATCCCTTTATTAGAGAGACATATACTGTTGATGAAAAAAGGCAATGGTTGATTAATAAAATTGCTTATGATGTAAAAGACAAAGCAGTGTATAATCAGATCCTTACTTTTAATAAAAAAAGTTATTTGAAAGTAAAAGGGAAGTACTCCGAAATAAAACTTCAGCAAGAAAGAGCGAGAATAAATAAGCTTTTAAGGGATAACGGATATTTCGATTTTAATAGCTCTTATATTAAATATGAGGTCGATACAAATCATCAACATGGTAAACTTGATATTAAAATCATTATTGATTCACCAGCTGATAAAGAAGCACATACAAAGTATTATGTAAAAGACATTTACGTTGAGACTGATCCTAATGATAAATCAGAAGCTGATACTACAAATTATGAGTCTATTACATATGTTGAGCATAAAAAGAAATACAAAGAAAAAATTCTAAACGGGAAGTTGGCATTAAAAGAAACCACACCTTTCAATGAATCGCTAACTAATGACACTCGTTTTTTCTTGAGTCAGATGGATGCTTTTAAATTCGTCAATATCGAATATGTAAAACAAGGCAGTGACTCTTTAAATGCATTGATTTATACCAGTTCATTTAATAAGTATCAGTATGCGTTCGAAACAGGACTAAATGTTAGTAGATCTTTACCAGGTCCATTTGCTAGTGTCTCATTAAAAACAAGAAATATATTTAAGGGTGCGGAGTCTTTAGAATTCAGAGGTCGTTTTTCTTTAGAAGCTCAGGCTAGTGTTGCTGAAACAACAAATGACATTTATAATGGTACTGAATATGGTTTAAGTGCTATTCTTAAGATACCTAGACCACTAATACCTTTTTCATCTAAGCTGAATGATTTATACTACTATCGTACTGCAAAAACCAATATAATTGGTGATGTTGCTTATGTAAGTAGACCTGAATATACCAGATTAAATTTGAAAGGTGAGTTTGGTTATGAATGGAGAAATAGAAAAGATGATCTATTTGAATTATCGCTAGCGGACTTGAATGTAATCAATACACCATTTTTAAGTAATCCATTCAGAATTAGGTTACAACAACTTGCCGAACAAGGAAACACATTACACTATTCTTTTGACAATTCTTTTGTATCAAGTATGCACTTGGGAGTTTCGAGAATGAGAGGAGAGTACATCACCAGTTCTTCAAAATCATCTTACATAAAAGTTTATGGAGAGATTGGTGGTAATGCACTAGACCTTGTTAATCAATGGACGGGAAGTGAACCAGGATCCATCTATGGTCTACGTTATTATAAGTTTTACAAATTGTATTATGACTTAAGAAGGGTTGTTCCTATTGGTGAGAAAAAGAAACATTTCTTTGCTTCAAGAATACATATGGGTATTGCTAAATCATATGGCGAGGTGGATGCCTTACCTTATGAAAAGTATTTTTTCTCAGGTGGTGGTAATAGTAATAGAGCATGGAGACCAAGACGATTAGGTCCGGGTTCTTATACACCTCCACAAAATGAAAATGGAACATTCGATTATAGCTATGAACAACCAGGTGATATTATTATTGAATTAAATGCTGAATGGCGTTACAAAATCACTAGGCTTTTCCAATGGGCATTCTTTATTGATGCAACAAATGTATGGTTGATTGAAGAAGATAAAACTAGACCAGGAGGCAACTTTGAATTTAGTCGATTCTGGAAGGAATTTGGAATTGGTGCAGGCTTCGGTGCCAGAATGGACTTCTCCTTCTTATTAGTAAGATTGGATATCGGTACAAAAATCTATGATCCAGCAAGAAAAGAAGGGGATAGATTTGTTGCAGGATATAATTTTTTCGGAAAAGGCACAACAGAATTTAATATAGGTATAGGGTATCCATTCTAA
- a CDS encoding M48 family metallopeptidase has product MANQSLKIRKIHFKNIKAAAWEHPVDKVALKSLKKIKGLDTVVKFVISKSTEKSLRMMTLASSVRCNERQFPKIYQLLVECCQILDVEVIPEIYVSQSPILNAGALGVENPFIILNSSILETFNDDEIQAVIAHELGHILSGHVLYHTLLSILLKVSVVDLGIPLGNTALLGIIAGLKEWQRKSELSADRASLLVTQNPETSINLLMKTAGGNLIDQMNLGEFLQQAKEYEESNTMLDNTHKFFNTIFETHPFPVSRINELMKWVQSGEYDLILNGNYNLETDISYDSKEAKESYYDDFNQMSQPFVETAKQASDYIKNLYQNLKDKEE; this is encoded by the coding sequence ATGGCAAATCAAAGTTTAAAAATCAGAAAAATACATTTCAAAAATATAAAGGCCGCTGCCTGGGAACATCCTGTAGATAAAGTAGCCTTAAAATCACTCAAAAAAATAAAAGGGTTAGATACAGTTGTAAAATTTGTGATAAGTAAATCAACTGAAAAATCTCTTCGAATGATGACGCTAGCTTCATCCGTAAGATGTAACGAAAGACAATTCCCTAAAATATATCAGTTATTAGTTGAATGTTGTCAAATACTAGACGTTGAAGTTATTCCTGAGATTTATGTATCTCAAAGTCCAATTTTAAATGCTGGAGCCTTAGGGGTAGAAAATCCATTTATCATTCTTAACTCATCGATTTTAGAGACATTTAATGATGATGAGATACAGGCTGTTATAGCACATGAATTAGGACATATACTTAGTGGCCATGTTTTGTATCATACTTTACTTAGTATTCTTTTAAAAGTCTCTGTCGTTGATTTAGGTATTCCATTAGGAAACACAGCCCTATTGGGGATAATAGCGGGATTAAAAGAATGGCAACGGAAAAGTGAATTATCTGCTGATAGAGCAAGTTTATTAGTTACGCAAAACCCTGAGACATCTATAAATTTATTAATGAAGACGGCTGGTGGCAACCTCATTGATCAAATGAATTTAGGTGAATTTCTCCAACAGGCAAAAGAGTATGAAGAGAGTAATACAATGCTTGATAATACTCATAAATTCTTCAATACTATTTTCGAAACTCACCCATTCCCTGTTTCAAGGATAAATGAATTGATGAAATGGGTACAAAGTGGAGAATATGATTTAATACTGAATGGTAATTATAACCTAGAAACGGATATTAGTTATGATTCAAAAGAAGCGAAAGAAAGCTATTATGATGATTTTAACCAGATGTCTCAACCTTTTGTAGAAACAGCAAAACAAGCCTCTGATTACATCAAAAACCTTTATCAAAATCTGAAAGATAAAGAAGAATAA
- the dnaB gene encoding replicative DNA helicase: protein MDNKPNSSRSSLIQSAFGNNTPDPVGLDLMNAKKRPCDHDLERATLGALILEKEALNEVIEVLKADSFDREAHQFIYNAIVGIFNRSEPVDAMTIVTELRKSGELEKVGGVSYIARLTQNVTSSANVLHYARILQEYSIKRKLINVSNEIQLKAYDDTTDVFELLDKMENSLFEVSEENVRKNYVGMNEVVKEVFLELEELRDNTDGMTGVPSGFTGLDRVTSGWQPSDLIIIAARPAMGKTAFILSACRNASIGFGKGTAIFSLEMSAAQLVKRLVSAEAELESEKLKKGQLTDEEWRRLVDKTASLSSAPIYIDDTPALTVLELRAKCRRLKAQHDISLIVIDYLQLMSAGDSKSKGNREQEIAFISRSLKQVAKELNVPVIALSQLSRAVETRGGDKRPQLSDLRESGSIEQDADMVMFLYRPEYYGLDEDEEGNSTKGMGEVIISKNRSGGLENVRLKFIGQYTKFTDWEDGSFMGDDIMPMDMGGFAGAPPMQSNMQSGEVTFDQMNALPPDLDMGDSFGGNNQDEGQQFQTLPSKINRDENNPPPPPSNEPPF, encoded by the coding sequence ATGGATAATAAACCAAACAGTTCAAGAAGTAGTTTAATTCAATCGGCCTTCGGTAATAACACTCCCGATCCCGTTGGATTAGACCTTATGAATGCCAAGAAAAGACCTTGTGATCATGATTTAGAGCGTGCCACATTAGGTGCTTTAATCTTGGAAAAAGAGGCCTTGAACGAAGTTATTGAAGTTTTAAAGGCGGATTCTTTTGATAGAGAAGCCCATCAATTTATATATAATGCAATTGTAGGTATTTTCAACCGATCAGAACCGGTGGATGCGATGACAATTGTGACAGAATTACGTAAGTCTGGTGAATTAGAAAAAGTAGGAGGAGTATCATATATCGCTCGTCTTACTCAGAATGTAACGTCATCAGCCAACGTACTTCATTATGCTAGAATTTTACAGGAATATTCCATTAAAAGGAAATTGATAAATGTTTCTAATGAAATTCAATTAAAAGCATATGATGATACTACAGATGTTTTCGAACTTTTAGATAAAATGGAAAACTCATTATTTGAGGTTTCTGAAGAAAATGTCCGAAAAAATTATGTAGGCATGAACGAGGTTGTTAAAGAAGTTTTCCTAGAACTAGAAGAACTTCGTGACAACACAGATGGTATGACTGGTGTTCCTTCTGGTTTCACTGGTTTAGATAGAGTGACATCTGGATGGCAACCTTCCGATTTAATTATTATTGCAGCCCGTCCTGCCATGGGTAAAACGGCATTTATTTTATCTGCTTGTCGTAATGCTTCCATAGGTTTCGGAAAAGGTACAGCAATATTTTCTCTTGAGATGTCAGCGGCACAGTTAGTAAAACGTTTAGTATCTGCTGAAGCTGAATTGGAAAGTGAGAAACTTAAAAAAGGACAATTAACAGATGAAGAATGGAGACGCTTAGTTGACAAAACAGCAAGTCTTTCTTCAGCTCCAATTTATATTGATGACACTCCTGCACTTACCGTACTTGAATTACGAGCAAAGTGTCGTCGTCTAAAAGCACAACATGATATCTCATTAATTGTAATTGATTACCTTCAATTAATGAGTGCTGGAGATAGTAAATCTAAAGGTAACCGTGAACAGGAAATTGCCTTTATTTCACGATCTCTTAAGCAAGTTGCAAAAGAATTAAATGTACCTGTTATCGCACTGTCTCAATTATCTCGTGCCGTTGAAACTAGAGGAGGAGATAAGCGACCACAATTATCCGATCTTCGTGAATCTGGATCGATTGAGCAAGATGCTGACATGGTTATGTTCTTATACAGACCAGAATACTATGGTCTTGATGAGGACGAAGAAGGAAACTCTACAAAAGGTATGGGTGAAGTTATTATCTCTAAAAACCGTAGTGGCGGTTTGGAGAATGTTCGCCTTAAATTTATTGGTCAATATACTAAGTTTACTGATTGGGAAGATGGTTCATTTATGGGAGATGACATCATGCCAATGGATATGGGTGGCTTTGCAGGTGCTCCTCCAATGCAATCTAATATGCAAAGTGGAGAGGTAACTTTTGATCAGATGAATGCATTACCTCCAGACCTAGATATGGGAGATTCATTTGGAGGCAATAATCAAGATGAAGGTCAACAATTCCAAACGTTACCTTCAAAGATTAATAGGGATGAAAATAATCCTCCGCCACCACCATCAAATGAACCACCATTCTAA
- a CDS encoding UDP-N-acetylmuramate--L-alanine ligase gives MRVHFIAIGGSIMHNLAISLKQKGYNVSGSDDGIYEPALSNLKEFDLLPEEMGWNPDIITKDINAVILGMHAKKDNPELVKAKQLGLNIYSFPEYVYSQTKNKQRIVVAGSHGKTTVSSMIIHVLKYWNIDCDYLVGASLKGVDRPVKITEKAPVIILEGDEYLSSPLDPQPKFLHYHQHIGIITGIAWDHINVYPTYEGYEQQFEEFIKNSPKGGALIYSSDDKPLKKLVKRTPVSGDVDVIPYDKIKSKVKDGKTIITAGSVNTETIVFGDHNLQNMSAAMEVCKRLNVSRDEFIEAIATFEGAALRMQLLKDSGTTKIFRDFAHAPSKVKATVHALAKQYKEKVVACLELHTFSSLTDSFLSEYSKTLKEADIPLVYFNPKVVENKGLKTITKEDVYKAFDQKNVEVFTNEKELEERLLSIDWSKRNLLLMSSGRFNQLPLDELVEKIG, from the coding sequence ATGAGAGTTCATTTTATTGCAATTGGAGGTAGTATCATGCATAATCTTGCTATCTCACTAAAGCAAAAGGGCTATAATGTTAGTGGTTCAGACGATGGGATTTATGAACCTGCACTATCCAATTTAAAGGAATTTGACCTTTTACCTGAGGAAATGGGTTGGAATCCTGATATCATTACAAAAGATATCAATGCTGTTATTTTGGGTATGCATGCTAAAAAGGATAACCCTGAATTAGTTAAAGCTAAACAACTAGGGCTGAATATCTATTCATTCCCTGAATATGTATACTCTCAGACTAAAAATAAACAAAGAATTGTTGTAGCTGGTAGCCACGGTAAGACTACTGTCTCTTCTATGATAATTCATGTTTTAAAATACTGGAATATCGACTGTGATTATTTAGTAGGTGCATCATTAAAAGGTGTAGACAGACCTGTGAAAATTACAGAAAAGGCTCCAGTAATCATCTTGGAAGGCGATGAGTACCTATCATCTCCTTTAGACCCTCAGCCTAAGTTTTTACATTATCACCAACATATTGGTATTATTACTGGTATCGCTTGGGATCATATAAATGTTTATCCTACTTATGAAGGTTATGAGCAGCAATTCGAGGAGTTTATTAAAAACTCTCCAAAAGGTGGTGCTTTAATCTATTCATCAGATGATAAACCATTAAAGAAACTTGTTAAAAGAACACCTGTTTCTGGAGATGTTGATGTTATCCCTTACGATAAGATCAAATCTAAAGTAAAAGATGGCAAAACAATCATTACTGCAGGTTCTGTAAATACAGAGACAATAGTTTTTGGTGATCACAACTTGCAAAACATGTCTGCTGCCATGGAAGTTTGTAAACGTCTAAATGTAAGCAGAGATGAATTTATTGAAGCTATTGCCACTTTTGAAGGTGCCGCTTTAAGAATGCAACTTTTAAAGGATTCAGGAACTACTAAAATCTTCAGAGATTTTGCACATGCTCCTTCGAAAGTAAAAGCCACTGTACATGCTTTAGCGAAGCAATACAAAGAAAAGGTTGTTGCATGCTTAGAGTTACACACATTTAGTAGTCTTACAGATTCATTCTTATCAGAATACAGTAAGACTCTAAAAGAAGCGGATATTCCATTGGTTTATTTCAATCCTAAAGTTGTTGAAAACAAAGGCTTGAAAACCATTACAAAAGAAGATGTATATAAAGCATTTGACCAGAAAAATGTAGAAGTTTTCACTAATGAAAAAGAATTAGAAGAGCGACTACTAAGTATAGATTGGTCAAAACGAAATCTGTTATTGATGTCATCAGGAAGATTTAATCAGCTTCCACTAGATGAACTAGTTGAAAAAATTGGATAA
- the murB gene encoding UDP-N-acetylmuramate dehydrogenase: MIETNKSLLPFHTFGAKVKTAQFSIIKSLDDLKEILDTTPSKFMILGGGSNLLFTKDYDGLIIKNEIKGFEVVHENNSAVQIKIGAGENWHETVLRTADLDWQGIENLALIPGTVGASPIQNIGAYGAEVKDVIDEVEFYHHEKKEVMVYSNEECLFGYRNSIFKNEFKGKITVLSITITLNKKEQWAFNTSYGIIENTIAEKNIQEITPKTLAQVIIDIRNSKLPDPKEIGNCGSFFKNPVLPNQEAQKILDQYPEAPHYKVGDDYTKIPAGWLIEKTGWKGKSKGHVGTYPKQALVLVNNGGATGEEAWDLALTIKQDVFTKFGVTIEPEVNII; the protein is encoded by the coding sequence ATGATTGAAACTAACAAGTCTTTATTACCATTCCATACTTTTGGAGCGAAAGTAAAGACAGCCCAATTTTCTATTATTAAATCATTAGACGACTTAAAAGAAATCCTTGATACTACCCCATCTAAATTTATGATTCTGGGTGGAGGAAGTAACCTGTTGTTTACAAAAGATTATGATGGTTTAATTATCAAAAATGAAATTAAAGGATTTGAAGTCGTTCATGAAAACAATTCTGCTGTTCAAATAAAGATTGGTGCAGGTGAGAATTGGCATGAAACTGTCTTGAGAACTGCAGACCTTGATTGGCAAGGGATTGAAAACTTGGCTTTAATACCTGGTACGGTTGGTGCTTCCCCTATCCAAAATATTGGTGCTTATGGTGCCGAAGTAAAAGATGTAATTGATGAAGTAGAATTTTATCATCATGAGAAAAAAGAAGTGATGGTATATTCCAATGAAGAATGTCTATTTGGTTATAGAAACAGTATATTCAAAAATGAGTTTAAAGGTAAAATTACTGTTCTTTCGATTACTATCACTCTGAATAAAAAAGAGCAATGGGCTTTCAATACATCATATGGAATCATTGAAAATACGATTGCAGAAAAAAATATACAGGAAATTACTCCAAAAACACTCGCTCAAGTAATTATTGATATTAGAAATTCAAAATTACCTGATCCAAAAGAAATAGGTAATTGCGGAAGCTTCTTTAAGAACCCTGTTTTACCTAATCAGGAGGCACAAAAGATTCTAGATCAATATCCTGAAGCCCCTCATTATAAAGTTGGGGATGACTACACAAAAATTCCTGCTGGTTGGTTAATAGAAAAAACGGGTTGGAAAGGAAAATCAAAAGGACATGTTGGTACCTATCCAAAACAAGCTTTAGTACTTGTAAATAATGGTGGAGCCACTGGCGAAGAAGCATGGGATCTTGCTTTAACTATTAAGCAGGATGTCTTTACTAAATTTGGAGTAACAATAGAACCTGAAGTAAATATTATCTAG
- a CDS encoding potassium channel family protein has product MRALLSKILPAFGVIIFILILGTVGFMYAAHEPVDPMDAFFMTAITITTIGYGEVIPLENNPFGRVFAIFIAFSGIGTFTYIATSLSAFFLEGHIQEEFIRRRTLRMINNLSEHYIICGLGRVGIRIADELDRAGHQFVFIESDEEIYHKYRRSYKHAYGIVGDCTLDDTLNSAGIKNASGIFICTNDDNLNLVTTLSARQLNEELRIVSANKSPSFKSKLLSVGANEVVSPHSIGGRRMAMEMIRPNITTFLDIVRRDKTDMFRLEEIKIPSNYSGKTLESLKIHEMPSTLVLAIREGHEWYFKPALEQTFSPISVLLVMTNEEEKAYIDERLSIV; this is encoded by the coding sequence ATGAGGGCACTCCTGTCAAAAATACTACCTGCCTTTGGAGTTATTATCTTTATTTTAATTCTCGGAACTGTTGGTTTTATGTATGCAGCACATGAACCTGTAGATCCAATGGATGCATTTTTCATGACTGCAATTACAATTACAACAATTGGTTATGGAGAAGTTATTCCACTAGAAAATAATCCTTTTGGTCGAGTTTTCGCAATTTTTATTGCTTTTTCAGGAATTGGTACATTTACCTACATTGCCACATCACTTTCAGCTTTCTTTTTAGAAGGACATATCCAAGAAGAATTCATTAGAAGAAGAACACTTAGAATGATTAATAATTTATCAGAACACTACATTATTTGTGGTCTCGGAAGAGTCGGAATCAGAATTGCTGATGAATTGGATCGAGCCGGACATCAGTTTGTTTTTATAGAGAGTGATGAAGAAATTTATCATAAATATAGACGATCATACAAACATGCATATGGCATAGTTGGAGATTGTACTCTAGATGATACTTTAAATTCTGCTGGAATTAAAAATGCATCTGGTATTTTTATTTGTACTAATGATGACAATCTAAATCTTGTAACGACATTATCAGCAAGGCAATTGAATGAGGAATTAAGAATTGTCTCAGCCAATAAAAGTCCATCTTTCAAAAGTAAATTATTGTCTGTTGGAGCCAATGAAGTTGTTTCTCCACACTCTATTGGTGGTCGTCGTATGGCGATGGAAATGATACGTCCTAACATTACTACATTTCTAGATATTGTTAGAAGAGATAAAACGGATATGTTTAGATTGGAAGAAATTAAAATTCCATCAAATTATTCCGGTAAAACATTGGAGTCATTAAAAATACACGAAATGCCCTCTACTCTAGTTCTTGCCATAAGAGAAGGACATGAATGGTATTTCAAACCTGCTCTGGAACAGACTTTTTCTCCTATTTCTGTTCTTCTAGTCATGACAAATGAAGAAGAAAAAGCGTATATTGATGAGCGCTTATCAATAGTTTAA